The following is a genomic window from Bacteroidia bacterium.
GGTAAAAGCGATGGGATCGCTCACGCCGGAGCGGATAACGCGCACTTTGACCTGCGTTCCCTTCTCGCCGCGGAGCTTCTTCTGCACGTCTTCGTTCTTGAGCTTTACGCTGCTCTCGTCGCCGATCTCCACGATCTTGTCTCCGGCGAGCAGACCGACCTTTTCGCTGGGTCCGCCAAAGATAACATTCGCCACCGTAATGGTGTCGTTGACGATGCGAAACTCGATGCCCACCCCTTCGAAGCTGCCCTTGAAGTCTTCCTGCACTTTCTCGAGCTGCTTGGGACTGATGTACACACTGTGCGGGTCGAGCGACTTGAGCATGCCCTCGATGGCGTGTGTTACGAGATCGGAGACCTTCACCTCGTCAACATAGTATTTTTGAGCGTAATTAAGGACGTCTTTGAACTTATTGAACTGCTCGTAGATGTTGTCCTCGGATATGGCGCGGATTTGCGTGCCCATGAAAATGCCGAAGACGAGGAGCAGAAACACACTGACGGCGGAGAACTTTTTGCGCAACATGGAATTCCTCTATATCAAGGGTGAGGGTGCGATTGCGGAAAATACCAAACATTGAATTCTAGCGAAACCTGCGCTTTAATGCAATGCCGAATTTTGCCCCATACGGACAGGGCACATCAAAGGTAAATGCGTGGTCAGGCGAAATCGTTCCGGGCTCAGCCCTGTTTTCGTACGATCCGAAAACCGATGTCTATACTGCGGAATGCCGGCCGCAACATCGACCGGAAGGACACGCGATGCCCGTAGTAATACACGAACCATGATCCTCCGCGGCACACTTTTTCCTGTCCGGAGGCGGGGCCCGTCGGATTGTCGTTGATTCCTTCTCCGTAGTAATCGACCTTGTACCAATCCCAACACCACTCGAAGACGTTGCCGTGCATGTCGTGCAATCCCCATGCGTTGGCTTCGAGCTTGGCGACCTCATTCGGCTTACCGCTGCTGTTCCCGGAATTCCAGGAACAGCGATTGAGATCCGCTGTGGAATTACCGCAGTGATAATCTGTGGTAGTACCGGCACGACAGGCGTACTCCCATTCCGCCTCCGTGGGAAGACGGTAGCCATTCGCGTTGAAGTCACAGGTGACGCTGTTGGGAATACCGCTGTAGCAGGGTGTGCGTCCTTCCTTTTCGCTGAGCTTGTTGCAGAACTCGAGAGCCTCGTACCAACTGAGACTCTCGACGGGAAGCCTGTCTCCCACAGCTTTGCTGGGATTATTGCCCATGATATCGCGGTACTGCTGCTGCGTGATTTCCGTCTTGCTCATCATGAACGCCTTGACGGCGACAGTGCGGGCAGGTCGCTCATTCTGCTCATACTTGTTCGCCGCATCGCCCATGGTGAAGCTGCCGCCGGGAATGGCCAGCATCTCTACGCCTATAGCGGTACCCGGATCGTCATCGTCACTGCAGGAAACGAACAATATCGGGATTAATATGGCTACTATCAGGGCACAATCTGTGCATCGGAAAGATCGTAACATTGTTAGCATCTTATAAAATGGTACACCGGTACTATTGCTCCACAAATATACGATATTCTCTCCCTATCTCACAGCTTCCCATTCTTCGGAAGACGATGAATTTCTGAAGATCACAGCCAACGCGTTACGTGTCCAGCCCCAGACGATATGTGTGTAGCCGTATTTGCGGAAGCGCCGGGGTGACTCATAGATCACCACTTCGGGCAGCATGACGATGCGTCCGTGTTTTCGAACCCTGCGGAACAAATCGTAGTCCTCCCCCGCAACCATGGCCGGATTGTATCCGCCGACGCGCTCGAACATCTCGCGCGTCAACGCCTGGCACTCGCCACGGCCCATTCCTTCACCGATGGCATTGAGAAAGCGCACATAGGCATTATGCCAGAGGTGAAACACACGGTCGGAGAACCTCTCTTCTTCGGGAAACACCTGCACTTCCGCAGTTGCCCCGGATATCCCATCGGTGTTCAGAGCCTGGCGCACTCTCCGGAAGAACAGCGCCATGTCGCTGACGCGTACGTCGGCGTTGAGAAATACCAGCACATCCCCTTTCGCGGCGGATGCACCGACGTTTCGTCCTTCCGCGATTGTCTGCCTCCGCGGTTCTGCATGCTGAATCACCACCGCACCCCATTCCCGGGCGATACGCACGGTATCGTCCGTACTACCG
Proteins encoded in this region:
- a CDS encoding formylglycine-generating enzyme family protein, with protein sequence MLRSFRCTDCALIVAILIPILFVSCSDDDDPGTAIGVEMLAIPGGSFTMGDAANKYEQNERPARTVAVKAFMMSKTEITQQQYRDIMGNNPSKAVGDRLPVESLSWYEALEFCNKLSEKEGRTPCYSGIPNSVTCDFNANGYRLPTEAEWEYACRAGTTTDYHCGNSTADLNRCSWNSGNSSGKPNEVAKLEANAWGLHDMHGNVFEWCWDWYKVDYYGEGINDNPTGPASGQEKVCRGGSWFVYYYGHRVSFRSMLRPAFRSIDIGFRIVRKQG
- a CDS encoding glycosyltransferase, with product MISLIIPTLQEEKLLPSFLGQFDRELLERHNVEVVISDGGSTDDTVRIAREWGAVVIQHAEPRRQTIAEGRNVGASAAKGDVLVFLNADVRVSDMALFFRRVRQALNTDGISGATAEVQVFPEEERFSDRVFHLWHNAYVRFLNAIGEGMGRGECQALTREMFERVGGYNPAMVAGEDYDLFRRVRKHGRIVMLPEVVIYESPRRFRKYGYTHIVWGWTRNALAVIFRNSSSSEEWEAVR